The following are encoded in a window of Pseudomonadota bacterium genomic DNA:
- a CDS encoding ATP-binding cassette domain-containing protein: AMVAHADRVIEVERLCHVYPGGRGVRDLDLVVARGGRCGFLGPNGAGKSTTLRVLLGFLRADAGRAAINGLDCWRDSRRIKRDVGYLPGDVRVHPTLTARQALAILDGLHGRDVRTHGHWLCALLELSPELPAARMSRGTRQKLGLVMALAHQPSVIVLDEPTTALDPLVQGRLLAYLRDRTDLGDTLLFSSHGLSEVEQLCEQVVIVRDGKTVADTSIEALRGRARRAVRLVFVSEERATATEVPHFLKVLTRAGRVWAAELDGAPSEVVRWAATLALDDCHLAPPDLEAVFRAYYPRPDDASETPAAPFARAEGQR, encoded by the coding sequence CGCCATGGTGGCACACGCAGATCGGGTGATTGAGGTCGAGAGGCTCTGCCACGTGTATCCGGGCGGGCGCGGCGTGCGAGACCTCGACCTCGTGGTGGCGCGAGGAGGGCGATGTGGCTTCCTCGGCCCGAACGGCGCGGGAAAGTCGACCACGCTGCGCGTGCTGCTGGGATTCCTGCGCGCCGATGCCGGACGAGCGGCCATCAACGGGCTCGACTGCTGGCGTGACAGCCGCCGCATCAAGCGCGACGTGGGCTACCTGCCGGGCGACGTGCGCGTGCACCCCACCCTGACAGCCCGCCAGGCCCTTGCGATTCTCGACGGCCTGCATGGGCGCGACGTGCGCACGCATGGCCACTGGCTGTGCGCCCTGCTCGAGCTCTCGCCCGAGCTGCCGGCCGCCCGCATGTCGCGCGGCACGCGTCAGAAGCTGGGGCTGGTCATGGCCCTCGCCCACCAGCCCAGCGTCATCGTTCTCGACGAGCCCACCACGGCACTCGACCCGCTTGTGCAGGGGCGGCTGCTCGCCTACCTGCGCGACCGCACCGACCTGGGCGACACCCTGCTCTTCTCGAGCCACGGACTCTCCGAGGTCGAGCAGCTCTGCGAGCAGGTGGTCATCGTGCGCGACGGCAAGACCGTGGCCGACACCTCGATCGAAGCGCTGCGGGGGCGCGCGCGTCGAGCGGTCCGCCTCGTGTTCGTCAGCGAGGAGAGGGCCACCGCAACCGAGGTCCCCCACTTCCTGAAGGTGCTGACCCGCGCAGGTCGCGTCTGGGCCGCCGAGCTTGACGGCGCACCATCGGAGGTTGTGCGGTGGGCGGCCACGCTTGCACTCGATGACTGCCACCTCGCGCCCCCTGACCTCGAAGCGGTCTTCCGCGCCTACTACCCCCGTCCAGACGATGCGTCCGAGACGCCAGCTGCTCCTTTTGCACGCGCGGAGGGCCAGCGGTGA